In the genome of Paenibacillus sp. FSL R5-0766, one region contains:
- a CDS encoding virulence factor translates to MNIVSIEPTPSPNTMMLHLDERLEDGIRKTYTLDNERSAPAFIRQMLHIPGVKSVFHTTDFVALDRKGNADWSVILGEVQNRLGQQGIDLDWIESEDGSGEHFGEAQVFVQFFRGVPMQIRVKAGVKEERISLSDRFVKAVTEVASATMIKERKLSDYGVRYGELPDIAREVEQELEAAYPPERLEQVIKQAIEHGTKSEEFVERRRELDGAELEEALRNEDWNVRYAAFDGMEPTAERLPLVAHALHDNKMQIRRLAVVYLGDIRTPEAMELLYEALQDSSPAVRRTAGDTLSDIGDPAATPAMTATLSDKSKLVRWRAARFLYEVGTEEAEQALRVAADDPEFEVSLQAKMALERIESGEQAAGTVWQQMAGRNKKEE, encoded by the coding sequence ATGAATATTGTTTCCATTGAACCAACACCGAGTCCAAATACGATGATGTTACATCTCGATGAACGTCTGGAGGACGGAATTCGCAAAACATATACACTGGACAACGAACGATCTGCTCCGGCGTTCATTCGCCAGATGCTTCATATTCCCGGTGTAAAGAGTGTGTTCCACACAACAGACTTTGTCGCACTTGATCGTAAAGGAAATGCCGACTGGTCCGTTATCTTGGGCGAAGTCCAAAATCGCCTTGGACAGCAAGGCATTGATCTGGACTGGATTGAATCCGAAGATGGTTCAGGCGAGCACTTCGGAGAAGCACAGGTATTTGTACAATTCTTCCGAGGCGTACCGATGCAAATTAGAGTCAAGGCCGGGGTCAAGGAAGAACGAATCTCGTTGTCAGATCGTTTTGTCAAAGCCGTAACAGAAGTCGCCAGTGCAACGATGATCAAAGAACGCAAACTGAGTGATTACGGTGTTCGATATGGTGAATTGCCTGATATTGCACGTGAAGTCGAGCAGGAATTGGAAGCCGCTTACCCGCCGGAACGATTGGAGCAGGTCATCAAACAGGCGATTGAACATGGTACCAAATCCGAAGAGTTCGTCGAGCGCCGCCGTGAATTGGATGGAGCCGAACTTGAAGAGGCTCTGCGAAACGAGGACTGGAATGTTCGTTATGCGGCATTTGACGGCATGGAGCCTACGGCAGAAAGACTGCCTCTCGTAGCCCATGCCTTGCATGACAACAAAATGCAGATACGCCGCTTGGCTGTCGTATACCTGGGTGACATTCGTACACCGGAAGCGATGGAATTGCTGTATGAAGCACTCCAGGACAGTTCTCCTGCGGTACGCCGTACTGCCGGGGATACCTTGTCGGATATCGGTGATCCTGCCGCCACTCCAGCCATGACAGCTACGTTATCCGATAAAAGTAAACTTGTACGCTGGCGTGCAGCACGTTTTCTCTATGAGGTCGGAACTGAAGAAGCAGAGCAAGCGTTGCGAGTGGCAGCCGATGATCCCGAATTTGAAGTCAGCCTGCAGGCCAAGATGGCTCTGGAGCGGATCGAATCGGGCGAACAGGCCGCTGGAACGGTATGGCAGCAGATGGCTGGTCGTAACAAAAAAGAGGAATAG
- a CDS encoding amino acid permease, whose amino-acid sequence MQDRSNPTTTGPSLKKGLRARHMTMIALGGSIGTGLFLASGTAISTAGPGGALIAYAAVGIMVYFLMTSLGELATFMPDSGSFNTYAARFVDPALGFAMGWNFWYNWAVTIAAELAAATVLIKYWFPDSSSMLWSLLFLVLIFSLNVLSVKGYGESEYWFAIIKVATVIIFLAVGVLMIFGIMGGEAVGFSNFTIGDAPIHGGFFAVLGVFMAAGFSFQGTELIGVAAGESENPRENVPRAIRQVFWRILIFYILAITVISLIIPYTHPNLLKGDLENIGVSPFTLVFEKAGLAIAASVMNAVILTSVLSAGNSGMYASSRVLYALARDGKAPRFLGKLNKKGIPMNALLLTTAVGMLAFLASLFGDGIVYTWLLNASGMCGFITWLGIAISHYRFRRAYVAQGRDLSDLPYRARWFPFGPIFAFVLCIIVIIGQNYQAFTGDQIDWSGAIVAYLSVPLFLVLWLGYKWIKKTKVVPLQECDFTPTDSPTDKH is encoded by the coding sequence ATGCAAGACCGCAGCAACCCAACAACAACTGGACCTTCCCTGAAAAAAGGATTACGCGCACGCCATATGACGATGATCGCCCTCGGTGGCTCGATTGGTACCGGGCTGTTTCTCGCAAGTGGTACCGCCATCTCAACCGCAGGCCCTGGTGGAGCATTAATTGCCTATGCGGCCGTTGGCATCATGGTTTATTTCCTAATGACCAGCCTTGGTGAGCTTGCTACCTTTATGCCGGACTCCGGTTCATTTAATACGTATGCCGCACGTTTTGTCGATCCTGCTCTCGGGTTCGCCATGGGCTGGAACTTCTGGTACAACTGGGCGGTAACCATTGCAGCAGAGCTTGCTGCCGCTACAGTACTCATTAAATACTGGTTCCCCGACAGTTCGTCCATGTTATGGAGCTTACTGTTCCTCGTGCTGATCTTTTCCTTGAACGTGTTGTCCGTCAAAGGCTACGGAGAGTCCGAGTACTGGTTCGCCATTATCAAAGTCGCTACTGTTATCATCTTCCTGGCCGTTGGTGTGCTCATGATCTTTGGTATTATGGGCGGAGAGGCCGTTGGTTTCAGCAACTTCACCATCGGTGATGCGCCCATCCATGGCGGATTCTTCGCTGTGCTTGGTGTGTTCATGGCTGCGGGATTCTCATTCCAGGGTACCGAGCTTATCGGGGTAGCCGCCGGTGAAAGTGAAAACCCGCGCGAAAATGTACCTCGTGCAATTCGTCAGGTATTTTGGCGCATTCTGATTTTTTACATTTTGGCGATTACCGTGATCAGTCTGATCATCCCGTATACGCATCCGAATCTGCTCAAAGGTGATCTGGAAAATATCGGTGTCAGCCCGTTCACACTGGTATTTGAGAAAGCTGGCCTCGCCATTGCAGCTTCCGTCATGAATGCCGTTATTCTGACTTCTGTACTCTCTGCAGGTAACTCAGGCATGTACGCTTCGAGCCGGGTTCTCTATGCCCTTGCCCGTGACGGTAAAGCCCCGCGTTTCCTGGGCAAGCTGAATAAAAAAGGCATTCCAATGAATGCACTTTTGCTTACAACAGCCGTTGGTATGTTGGCATTCCTTGCCTCCCTGTTCGGCGATGGGATTGTGTACACCTGGTTGTTGAATGCATCCGGTATGTGTGGTTTTATCACTTGGCTGGGTATTGCTATCAGTCATTATCGCTTCCGTCGTGCATACGTTGCACAAGGCAGGGATCTGAGCGATCTGCCTTACCGTGCACGCTGGTTCCCGTTTGGGCCGATCTTTGCTTTTGTCCTGTGTATCATCGTGATCATCGGACAGAACTATCAGGCATTCACAGGTGATCAGATCGACTGGAGTGGAGCCATCGTTGCCTACTTGAGCGTACCCCTGTTCCTGGTATTGTGGCTCGGTTACAAATGGATCAAAAAGACCAAAGTGGTGCCGCTGCAGGAATGTGATTTCACACCTACGGATTCACCAACTGATAAGCACTAA
- a CDS encoding class D sortase, with the protein MKKFSILLVLLGILIISFPFLRETYYDWQQTRVMNDLEQLQNGLSKLNHSFEQGIQDVASAEPTTDSTDTVQDASSDTLGILSIDKIDVRLPILEGATEDNMKVAATHLVETTSIGNKGNAAIAAHRAHKKGRLFNRLGELQIGDSMEVTLADRTIIQYKVDQISVVEPTDLSVLEDPGLGQVLTLITCDPLVNPTHRLIVRAIAVKPNVTGT; encoded by the coding sequence ATGAAAAAATTCTCTATTCTGCTCGTTCTACTGGGCATCCTGATCATCAGCTTTCCTTTCCTGCGGGAAACGTATTATGACTGGCAGCAAACCCGTGTCATGAACGATCTGGAGCAATTGCAAAACGGCTTGTCTAAGCTTAATCACTCCTTCGAACAAGGCATACAGGATGTAGCTTCCGCCGAGCCGACTACGGATAGTACAGATACAGTGCAAGACGCCTCTTCGGATACGTTGGGGATACTATCGATTGACAAGATTGATGTCCGCTTACCGATTCTGGAAGGTGCAACGGAGGACAACATGAAGGTAGCTGCAACCCATCTTGTCGAAACCACTAGTATCGGTAACAAAGGTAATGCTGCCATAGCCGCTCATCGCGCCCACAAAAAAGGACGGCTGTTCAATCGTCTGGGAGAACTCCAGATTGGTGATTCTATGGAAGTCACCCTGGCAGATCGAACGATTATCCAATACAAGGTAGATCAGATATCCGTTGTGGAGCCAACTGACTTATCTGTGCTGGAGGATCCCGGGCTTGGACAGGTCCTTACCTTGATTACCTGTGATCCACTCGTCAATCCAACACATCGCCTAATTGTAAGAGCTATTGCAGTGAAACCAAATGTTACGGGGACCTGA